A region from the Alnus glutinosa chromosome 5, dhAlnGlut1.1, whole genome shotgun sequence genome encodes:
- the LOC133869326 gene encoding small ribosomal subunit protein mS78 (rPPR3a)-like encodes MSSLHRRLHGIFTGTSVRATSQTNTFKASARNARTKEGKLEQLVEKFKKSSASHRFRASHGVYESTVRRLASAQKFSMIEEILEAQKKYPDISTEGFAIRLISLYGKAGMFDHAHKVFEEMPELNCARTAKSFNALLAACVNAKKFDKVDELFRGLPQKVSIEVDLVSYNIVINAFCEMGSLDTALLMLDELEKNGLEPDSVTFNTLLNGFYNNGRFLDGEKIWCMMESKNVIPGIRSYNSRLRGMVHDNRISEAVNLFDEMRSKGIKPDVISYNALIKGFCNDGKLEEAKWWYRELRENECSPDWVTFVALIPLLCEEGDFDMALELCAEVINQRFTIDTVLVQRVVDGLVKEAKIEKAKELVELGKSKKFFHYKLKLPLDK; translated from the coding sequence ATGTCTTCCCTCCACCGTCGTCTCCATGGCATCTTCACCGGTACTTCTGTCCGTGCAACGTCCCAAACCAACACCTTCAAAGCCTCGGCCCGAAACGCTCGCACCAAAGAAGGCAAACTCGAACAACTGGTCGAGAAGTTCAAGAAATCCTCCGCGTCCCACCGCTTCCGCGCCTCGCACGGCGTCTACGAGTCCACGGTTCGCCGCCTCGCTTCTGCCCAGAAATTCTCCATGATAGAAGAAATCCTAGAAGCCCAGAAGAAGTACCCGGACATCTCCACCGAGGGATTTGCAATCCGTCTGATCTCCTTGTATGGTAAAGCAGGCATGTTTGACCATGCACACAAGGTGTTCGAAGAAATGCCTGAGCTGAATTGTGCACGTACAGCCAAGTCCTTCAACGCCCTTTTGGCGGCTTGTGTGAACGCCAAGAAATTCGATAAAGTTGATGAGCTTTTCAGGGGACTACCGCAAAAAGTGTCAATAGAAGTGGATTTGGTCTCTTATAATATTGTTATCAATGCATTTTGTGAGATGGGTTCGTTGGATACTGCGCTTTTGATGCTTGATGAGTTGGAGAAGAATGGGTTGGAGCCTGATTCGGTAACATTCAATACGCTTCTCAATGGGTTTTATAACAATGGTCGGTTTTTGGACGGAGAGAAGATATGGTGTATGATGGAGAGCAAGAATGTTATTCCTGGTATTAGAAGTTATAATTCAAGGCTGCGCGGTATGGTTCATGACAATAGAATATCAGAAGCAGTtaatttgtttgatgaaatgcgaAGCAAAGGAATTAAACCGGATGTGATTAGttataatgctttgattaaAGGGTTCTGTAATGATGGGAAGTTGGAGGAAGCGAAATGGTGGTATAGGGAACTAAGAGAAAATGAATGTAGTCCTGATTGGGTCACTTTTGTGGCCCTTATTCCACTTCTTTGCGAAGAGGGTGATTTCGATATGGCTCTTGAGCTCTGTGCGGAGGTTATCAATCAACGGTTTACTATTGACACAGTGTTAGTGCAGCGTGTGGTGGATGGGTTGGTCAAGGAGGCAAAGATTGAGAAAGCGAAGGAGCTTGTAGAACTGGGAAAGTCGAAAAAGTTTTTCCATTACAAACTAAAATTGCCTCTGGACAAGTA
- the LOC133869330 gene encoding small ribosomal subunit protein mS79 (rPPR3b)-like: MELVEEMKTRAVKPNAFSFNALIKGYVMEGNLEEAKWWYDKIGEGESAPAPGKKTFEIVVPFVCEKGELELAFELCKEIFKRKFLVDVSLLQLVVNTLVKESKKEEAKKLVQLGKRHSYCRYDLKLPSCE; encoded by the coding sequence ATGGAGTTAGTTGAAGAAATGAAGACTAGGGCAGTCAAACCAAATGCGTTTAGTTTCAATGCTCTGATCAAAGGATATGTTATGGAGGGGAACTTGGAAGAAGCGAAGTGGTGGTACGATAAAATAGGCGAGGGCGAGAGTGCCCCAGCCCCTGGTAAAAAGACTTTCGAGATTGTTGTTCCCTTCGTTTGTGAGAAGGGTGAGCTAGAGCTAGCCTTTGAGCTGTGCAAGGAAATTTTCAAGAGGAAGTTCCTTGTTGATGTTTCGTTATTGCAGCTTGTGGTAAATACACTGGTTAAGGAGTCTAAAAAGGAGGAAGCAAAGAAGCTTGTGCAGCTTGGGAAGAGACATAGTTATTGCCGTTATGACCTGAAATTGCCTTCCTGTGAGTAG